Within the Pseudomonadota bacterium genome, the region ATGCAAGACCTGACCCCATGTTGTACACTCATCGCAGGCGCAGATCAAGCAGACAATTTTCCTCCACGCCCAGGGCATTCCGCCGGTAGACTACCGTCGCCCCGCCCTGCTCATCAGCCAGGCGAATGATATAATCGCCATCCACCAGGGGCAGCTGATAAACCCCGGCAATCCCGGACTTGCCGTCATAGACCCCCGGATAGCCGTCAACCCGGCAGCTGAACGATACCCCGCTCCGGCTTTCGCCGGCCGACAAACGGCCGTTGCCGTCGATATCTTCATATACCGTCCCCATAATGAAAAACCTGGGAACCAGCGGGGCGGCAAAATCGGCCACCGCCACGTAGACATTGGTGGGAATGCCCTCGCCGAGGCTCAAGACCGCGCCGACAAAACCAACCTCGCTCATTTCCCGGCTGAAGAGATAACGCTTCGCCGTGCGCCCGGGATCCAGCTCGTCGCGAACCCAGCT harbors:
- a CDS encoding CAP domain-containing protein; its protein translation is MKKLTLIILFMLLFIVPPVFAGGREYADTSIYLWQLINEARARPLATIQSLGIDEEAARRALGADAALLDGGLPPLAWDNHLAMAATGHSLDMVEKLYYSSTGPDGSLPEDRVAAAGYRGAAVGEPLGAMAFSAFIEPEEAARLVFASWVRDELDPGRTAKRYLFSREMSEVGFVGAVLSLGEGIPTNVYVAVADFAAPLVPRFFIMGTVYEDIDGNGRLSAGESRSGVSFSCRVDGYPGVYDGKSGIAGVYQLPLVDGDYIIRLADEQGGATVVYRRNALGVEENCLLDLRLR